The following are from one region of the Stanieria cyanosphaera PCC 7437 genome:
- a CDS encoding DUF6737 family protein gives MNSQSKNNSFNIWNYKPWWCQPWSIILTGISLVSVCWVLTKILWLTLILAILIGLWWGYFLILYPRMIKELYANSSVEEKV, from the coding sequence TTGAATTCTCAATCAAAAAATAATTCATTTAACATTTGGAATTATAAGCCTTGGTGGTGTCAACCTTGGTCAATTATCTTGACGGGGATTAGTTTAGTAAGTGTTTGTTGGGTTTTAACTAAAATACTATGGCTCACGTTAATCTTAGCTATTTTAATTGGTTTATGGTGGGGTTATTTTTTGATTCTTTATCCCCGTATGATTAAAGAACTTTATGCCAATTCTTCTGTGGAAGAAAAGGTTTAA
- a CDS encoding DUF29 family protein, protein MVQELIDLKQSIVEGRYQDALDIIDELEGMGKQAILRNIESFLVRLLIHLIKNQLEKRLTNSWIASISDSIIQIKKLNLKDNKKSYYIKQAEWLPYLEEAIEVAIRPVSVEVLNGGLKPAQISAQIQRDELINISQKLLDLTYIHTVKDLPNEIDQQLVQLPGGAEWFS, encoded by the coding sequence ATGGTTCAAGAATTAATCGATCTCAAACAGAGTATAGTTGAAGGACGCTATCAAGATGCATTAGATATTATTGATGAACTAGAAGGAATGGGTAAACAGGCAATTTTACGCAATATTGAATCCTTTTTAGTTCGCTTACTGATTCATTTAATTAAAAATCAACTCGAAAAACGCTTAACAAATTCTTGGATAGCTTCTATATCTGATTCAATTATTCAAATTAAAAAACTTAATCTTAAAGACAATAAAAAGTCTTATTATATTAAGCAAGCTGAATGGTTACCTTATTTAGAAGAAGCCATTGAGGTGGCTATTCGTCCTGTTAGTGTAGAAGTCTTGAACGGCGGTTTAAAACCCGCACAAATATCAGCACAAATTCAACGCGATGAATTAATAAATATTAGTCAAAAATTACTAGATTTAACTTATATACATACTGTTAAAGATTTACCTAATGAAATCGATCAGCAGTTAGTTCAATTACCAGGCGGAGCAGAATGGTTTAGTTAA
- a CDS encoding efflux RND transporter permease subunit — protein sequence MTNLFYRNIRLLILTIIVIVVWGLSAFFSLPRLEDPEQTPRNAVITTSFPGASAERVESLVTEKLEQELLEVEEIDKIESTSRLGFSTINVQLKDEIVEVDPIWSRIRDQVNDVVPQLPAGAATPNLDETEIQANALIIGLTWELDSPPNYAILRRWSEELQARLRSLEGTKQVELYGTPTEEITVTISPERLNSLGLNVADISQQIKNSDAKVSAGQLRSDNNDLLFEVTGELDSLNRINNIPIQFGSTGQSIRLGDLAVVKKGIVEPASELALINGKPGIAIGAMVQSNQLLDRWAKVAFLTLDQFKAQLADGVGLHILFNQSVYVEAQLSQVISNLITGGLLVVAVTFFMMGWKSSLIVGSALPLATLTVFGCMQVLGIPLHQTSVTGVIIALGLLIDNAIIVVDEVQHCLKEGIKPDRAISKTVSTITIPLLASTVTTVLAFLPIVLAPGGGGEFLGDLGMTVILAIVSSLILSLTIIPALVGRLNSRRGEWHSPHQKHSSKQPWWQVGYSNSHLTEIYRWSLDKILGKPLLGIALTLILPISGFLIAPHLEQQFFPPTDRQQFYLEIELPTQTSIATTQTTVTEARQIITKRPEVVDVHWFMGKSAPSFYYNVVRDRENSANYAQGMVQVKPGVKSGSLIQGLQTELDRAFPQAQILVRQLEQGPPFGAPIELRLYGSDLDRLQELGNQARTILSQVPNVIQTKADLSEIPKLALNINEEEARRVGIDKTAIAQQLDYSLEGAVGGSVLEFTEELAVRVRLDHVNRSNLTDISSLNINTPNGSIPLSAVAEVQIVPDLAAIARRNGERVNTVKGYISAGTLPAEVLAQFQQQLKSNHFQLPVGYRYEYGGEADTRGSAVGNLFSSIGILLILMVATLVLTFNSFKLAAVIAVIAVLSVGLGFGSLWLFSYPFGFTAILGTIALVGIAVNDSIVVLSALDEDPQTRTGGLGKAEALRDRYATREIVVRSTRHIISTTVTTVVGFIPLVLDPSGFWPPLAITIVCGLGGATLMALYFIPCIYLLICRYPNPLLLLPAAAQVVGLLPPSKPSSSKLLPGSSDRGSRVKQNHQRYLPKNVAQKKGRKNLALKASKFPLINKIKSD from the coding sequence ATGACAAATCTTTTTTATCGCAATATTCGACTGCTAATTTTAACCATTATTGTAATTGTGGTTTGGGGACTTTCGGCTTTCTTTAGTTTGCCTCGTTTGGAAGACCCAGAACAAACTCCCCGTAATGCGGTAATTACAACTAGTTTTCCTGGTGCTAGTGCTGAAAGGGTAGAATCTTTAGTTACAGAAAAACTGGAACAGGAATTATTAGAAGTTGAAGAGATTGATAAGATTGAATCTACTTCTCGCCTGGGTTTTTCGACCATCAATGTGCAATTGAAAGATGAAATTGTTGAAGTCGATCCGATTTGGTCGAGAATCCGCGACCAAGTAAACGATGTTGTCCCTCAACTTCCTGCTGGTGCAGCTACACCTAATCTGGATGAGACGGAAATTCAAGCTAATGCCCTAATTATTGGTTTAACTTGGGAACTAGATTCACCACCTAATTATGCTATTTTACGTCGTTGGAGTGAAGAACTACAGGCTCGATTGCGATCGCTTGAAGGAACTAAGCAAGTAGAACTTTACGGTACTCCCACAGAAGAGATTACGGTTACTATTAGTCCCGAACGTTTAAATTCTTTAGGTTTAAATGTAGCTGATATTTCCCAACAAATTAAAAATAGTGATGCTAAAGTATCAGCCGGTCAATTACGTAGTGATAATAACGATCTTTTATTTGAGGTAACAGGAGAATTAGATTCTCTCAACCGTATTAATAATATTCCGATTCAGTTTGGTAGTACAGGACAATCAATTCGCTTGGGTGATCTTGCTGTAGTTAAAAAGGGAATTGTTGAACCTGCTAGTGAGTTGGCTTTAATTAATGGTAAACCTGGTATTGCGATCGGGGCAATGGTTCAGTCTAATCAACTTCTTGATCGTTGGGCAAAAGTTGCCTTTCTGACTCTAGATCAATTTAAAGCACAATTAGCTGATGGAGTTGGTTTACACATCCTGTTTAATCAAAGTGTTTATGTAGAAGCCCAATTAAGTCAAGTAATTAGTAACTTGATTACAGGAGGATTACTAGTTGTAGCTGTTACCTTCTTTATGATGGGTTGGAAATCCTCTTTAATTGTTGGTTCAGCTTTACCTTTAGCAACCTTAACTGTGTTTGGTTGTATGCAGGTTTTGGGAATTCCTCTTCATCAAACCTCAGTTACAGGAGTGATTATTGCATTGGGTTTATTGATTGATAACGCAATTATTGTTGTTGATGAAGTGCAACACTGTCTTAAAGAAGGGATTAAACCCGATCGCGCGATATCTAAAACTGTTTCTACCATAACCATACCTTTACTCGCTTCTACTGTAACTACAGTTCTCGCTTTTCTGCCGATTGTTTTAGCTCCAGGTGGTGGTGGGGAATTTTTGGGCGATTTGGGCATGACAGTTATTCTAGCAATTGTTAGCTCTTTAATTCTCTCTTTAACTATCATTCCTGCTTTGGTAGGGAGATTGAATTCCCGTAGAGGCGAATGGCATTCACCCCATCAAAAGCATTCGTCTAAACAACCTTGGTGGCAAGTTGGCTATTCTAATTCTCATCTAACTGAAATCTATCGCTGGAGTTTAGATAAAATTCTTGGAAAACCTTTATTAGGCATTGCTTTAACTTTAATTTTGCCAATCTCTGGTTTTTTGATTGCACCGCATTTAGAACAACAGTTCTTTCCGCCCACAGACCGCCAACAATTTTATCTTGAAATAGAATTACCTACCCAAACATCGATCGCAACTACTCAAACTACGGTAACAGAAGCCAGGCAAATCATTACCAAACGCCCTGAAGTAGTAGATGTTCATTGGTTTATGGGCAAGAGTGCGCCTTCATTTTATTACAATGTTGTGCGCGATCGCGAAAATTCTGCCAATTATGCCCAAGGAATGGTACAGGTTAAACCTGGTGTTAAATCTGGCTCTTTAATTCAAGGTTTACAAACAGAATTAGACCGTGCCTTTCCTCAAGCTCAAATTTTAGTGAGACAATTAGAACAAGGTCCTCCCTTTGGCGCACCAATTGAATTGCGTCTTTATGGTTCAGATTTAGATCGATTACAAGAATTAGGTAATCAGGCGCGGACTATTCTCTCTCAAGTGCCTAATGTCATTCAAACTAAAGCAGATTTAAGCGAAATACCTAAACTAGCCTTAAATATTAACGAAGAAGAAGCCAGAAGAGTAGGAATTGATAAAACTGCGATCGCACAACAGTTAGATTATTCTCTAGAAGGTGCGGTTGGTGGTTCGGTTTTGGAATTTACTGAAGAACTAGCAGTTAGAGTGCGCCTGGATCATGTAAACCGCTCTAATTTAACCGATATTTCTTCCCTTAATATCAATACTCCCAATGGTTCTATTCCTTTATCTGCCGTCGCTGAAGTGCAAATAGTTCCCGATCTAGCTGCGATCGCCAGACGTAATGGAGAAAGAGTGAATACTGTCAAAGGATATATTAGTGCAGGAACTTTACCTGCTGAGGTTTTAGCCCAATTTCAACAACAACTAAAAAGTAATCATTTTCAACTGCCTGTAGGTTATCGCTATGAATATGGTGGCGAAGCAGATACTCGAGGTTCAGCGGTAGGTAATTTATTTTCTAGCATCGGAATACTATTAATTTTAATGGTAGCAACTCTCGTCCTGACCTTTAACTCTTTCAAACTCGCAGCCGTCATTGCTGTAATCGCCGTTTTATCAGTAGGATTAGGATTTGGTTCTCTTTGGTTATTTAGTTATCCCTTCGGTTTTACTGCGATTCTTGGCACTATTGCTTTAGTTGGAATAGCTGTCAATGATTCAATTGTTGTTTTGAGTGCTTTGGATGAAGATCCCCAAACCCGTACAGGCGGTCTCGGCAAAGCCGAGGCACTGCGTGATCGCTATGCAACCAGAGAAATAGTAGTTCGTTCTACTCGTCATATCATTTCCACTACTGTTACTACTGTGGTTGGTTTTATTCCCTTAGTTTTAGACCCTAGTGGTTTTTGGCCACCGCTTGCCATTACCATCGTTTGTGGGTTAGGAGGAGCTACTTTAATGGCATTATATTTTATTCCCTGCATTTATCTCCTGATTTGTCGTTATCCCAACCCTTTACTACTTTTACCAGCAGCAGCGCAAGTAGTGGGGTTATTGCCACCTAGCAAACCTAGTTCTAGTAAATTATTACCAGGAAGTAGCGATCGCGGTAGTCGAGTCAAACAAAACCATCAACGCTATTTACCCAAAAATGTAGCTCAGAAAAAAGGCAGAAAAAATTTAGCTTTAAAAGCTAGTAAATTTCCTTTGATCAATAAAATTAAGTCCGATTGA